A window of Physeter macrocephalus isolate SW-GA chromosome 6, ASM283717v5, whole genome shotgun sequence genomic DNA:
GGAGACTGGTCCGCTTCCCACCCTCCTCTGGAAGGTTCCCTGCATACTGGTTCTGTGCCAGCCCAGTGCAGGGTGGGACTGCAGAGGGCAGGTAGCAGAGACCAGGCTGATGCcccagagttcttttttttttttattttaaaaaattatttattttatttttatttatttttggctgcacgcgggctttctctagttatgtcaagcaggggctactctcctttgcggggcatgggcttctcactgcggtggcttctcgttgcggagcacgggctctgggcatgtgagcttcagtagttgtggctcgagggctctagagtgcaggctcagtagttgtggcgcacgggcctagttgctccacggcatgtgggatcttcggggaccagggattgaacccgtgtcccctgcactggcaggcagactcttaaccactgggccaccagggaagtccaccccAGGGTTCTGATGGGAGTAAGATAGTCCTCGAAACCTGGGTGTCACCTGGGCCACACCCTCtgccagccccaggccctgcccagtcGGGCTGCAGCACTTCCTGCAtcctgccttctcctccccatCTTGGCCCAGGCACCACTGTTTCTGCCTTAACTTGTTCCAGCCTCCAGGCCTCCCACCACCATCAAGATCCTGATGGAGCAGAAATCTGGCACCTCTCTTGTGGAACCCCGTGGAAACTCCCTGTGGTCCTGATAAGGTCCAAGCCCTCACAGAATAAAAAGCCCAGGCTCTGGCCTCAGACCACCCGGGTTCAAATGCTGACTCACCTACTGATGGCCTGCCGAGAGCGCCTAGCGCTTTGACTCTGTGCCACAGTTTCTGCACCTGTAAGATGGGGGTGGTAGTACTGCCCATCTCATGGCGTTATCATGAGAATGAATGAGCTAATGCTCGGGAAGAGCGGTGCCTGCGTGTGTAAATGCTGGAGGgcattagctgttattattgGTGGTGTTAGTGTTGTCCTTGTGGCCCTAAGAGCCCCATGACCAGGCCCTCTTCTGCTTCACCTCCCCAGTGTCCCCCAGACTTCACCAGTAACATAGGCTGACTCAGGGGGTCTCGTGCATGCCTCTAAGCCTTTGCATATCCTCGTTGCCCCCCCCTGGCAAACTCACACTCATCCTCTAAGGTCCAGCCCAAAAGTCCCATCCTGTTTACTTGCATGCCTTATGTGTTTCCCCCTTTACAGCACTGATGAAGATAAtaatgtcaaatatttattgagtaccccatgtgccaggcactgccagTGTATTAAGTAGAATCTCTACAGCAACCCCGTGAgaaacaaaggcccagagaggttaagcaacttccctgaggtcacacagcagtcaGTGGCAGGGCATGCCTGAGCCATCAGTGTGTGGTCCCAGAGGTGAGCTTGGCTCCCGTCCCTGCAGGGAGGCTCCTGGCCTCTTCCCTGTTGGTGTCCTGACCGGCAGCCTCTCTTTCAGGTATGGGTCCTACATGATCTGGAAAGAGCTGGGGGGCTTCTCGAAGGAGGCTGTGGTTCCCCTGGGCCTCTACGCTGGGCAGCTGGCTCTGAACTGGGCATGGCCTCCCCTCTTCTTCGGTGCCCGACAAATGGGTTGGGTAAGTGTGACCTTGGCTTGTCTCCCGGGTCCCTGGAGACGGCCCCTCCCTTGGGGGACATGGGGCATCACATCCCAGACCCCCAGGGTCAGGGTCTAAaggcgggggcaggggaggcacTTGGCTCCTGGTTCACGTCTCCTCAGAAGCTCTTAGGGGACCAGGGCCCCTCAGCTGCTCTTCTTCCAATGCAGGAAGCCTTGCGGGGCTCTGATGGGTTTAGGGGCCGTTGGTATAGGAGAACCCACATTACACCTGGTGCTGTGCACCCCACACGTGGCATAGTCAGGGAAGGGcgattgttcccattttacagatgaggagactgaggcagaaaATGGGGGAAGGGCTCAGCCAGGTCACCGAGAAGCGGATGGAGAGTTCCCTCAGGCGTGGTGGTGGGCAGCTGGGACACACAGCCCCATGGGTACGTGGAGCCTCAGGCCTCCCTGTCGTCCCTCTGTGTCCGTGCAGGCCCTGGTGGACctcctgctgatgggtggagtgGCGGCAGCCACGGCCGTGGCCTGGCACCAGGTGAGCCCACCGGCCGCCTGCCTGCTCTACCCGTACCTGGCCTGGCTGGCCTTTGCGGCCACGCTCAACTACTGCGTCTGGCGGAGCAACCAAGACCACAGCCGTGGCCGTCGGCTCTCGGAGTGAAGGCGCCCCGCCCTCCGAGGACTGCAGCCGCTGCGGGTCAGGCGCTGCTGGTGGTGGCGGCCTCCGGGCTCTCCTGGCCGCCAGGCTGCCTGTGTGTCTGGTCTCAGCCCAGGGGTCACCAGCAGTTTCAGAGGTGCTGCAGGCCGAGCCCCCACCCCAGAAACAGTGTCCTGCGCTTTCTGCACTGCTCGAAGCTCGCTCTCAGAATGTGGAATTTTATAAgccaaataaagtttttaaaccTCCTGGCAGTGGCTTTTTTACTTGGGTGGGACCCTTGGCCGTGGGGAGGGTGAGGGGCTCGTCCTCTTGCTGGATGCGTCTGGTTGTATCATCCAGATGACGCTGGACCCGGCCAGGGCTTCGCCACAATTCTCGGGACCCTTCCAAGAGCGGAGGTGGCCCGTCCAGGGTGGAGCAGCGGACACTGGCATAGCTGCAGCTGAGGGAGGAGGCCCTGCCCACCTTCACGTCCAGGAAGCCCAACCCAGCCCCTTGAAGGGCACAGGCCCACAGCCCGCCTGGTCCAATGCCTGACTCTGCTCGGGCGCCAAGCGTGGTCCCCTGCTGGCCTCAGCCAGGATGGGACTGGGCCCAGAGCAGGGGACACCGGCCAACCTGTCCCCTGGGTGCCGGGACTCATGCCAGCCTCACCCCGCCAGGGACAGCCTCGCAAACGCTCCATCTGGGAGGGGAGGTCAGAGGCAGTATTGGCCATGCCCCAACCCAGCAGAcagcagcccctccctggcccAGGTCCACCCAGATTTGGAGGTGTCATCCCCAGCTTCGAATTGGGTGACCCGTGACCTGTGCGGGCAGCTGTTGGGAGTGGGGCCGGGCAGAGCCTCTTACCCAGGCTGCTGCTGGAGCGCCGAATCCTCTCCCTCCGAGTTCCTACAAGCTGTGCTGTGCCTGGCAGCAGACTCCTAGGACCAGGGCTGGTCCAAGCTGCTGGCCTTCGTGTTGCTTGTCTGTTTCGGTTTCGGTCATTGAATGAGTTAATTCAAAtcaagtaaaaatgaaatttccGTATTTACAGCTCACACTCGTTTTGGCAGCCAGCGGCTTTTCCCGCTTCTCCCTCTCACCTTGCCTCTTCTGTCCTCACATCCGGACGTGACCGAACAGTATGAAGCGCTCCGGGAGACGGGCAGACAGCTGACTGCGTTCTTCTGAGAGAAGGGGCAGCGCTTTCAGCGGCTGTCTGTCACCTCGCCCACACTCAGCCCTGGTGGAATTTCACATCCCACAGACGGTGCTCGGGAATCCAGCAGCTTGGTAGCCACGAGCGCTT
This region includes:
- the TSPO gene encoding translocator protein, whose translation is MIWKELGGFSKEAVVPLGLYAGQLALNWAWPPLFFGARQMGWALVDLLLMGGVAAATAVAWHQVSPPAACLLYPYLAWLAFAATLNYCVWRSNQDHSRGRRLSE